One Oryctolagus cuniculus chromosome 7, mOryCun1.1, whole genome shotgun sequence genomic window, GGCGTGCAGTGGCATGGAAGGTGTGCCTGGGAGCGGGGCtccactgggctgggctgggcaagcTCCGGGAATGGTGTGCAGCAATTCCCGGCCTTGGAAGGAAGCAAATGGAGACCTTGGGAGGGGAACTGGATGATGGGGGCCCCTGTGGGCTTAGACGTGGAGAGGGCTGAGGCTGTGCAGAGGCAGGGGCTGAGGGGCGAGAAGTCTGGAGTTCAGGGGGTGGCATAGCTGCATGGTCAATACCCTCAGCCTACAGTCAGACTTAGATGTGGAGCCAGAAACCATACGATCTTGGGCAATCTACTCCATGCTTCTCAGCCTCGGTTggcttatctgtaaaatgggcatgacTGCCAAGCGTTTCACAGTGACTGCCTGGCAGGATGCCTGTTGGTCAGTGCTACAATGCACCTGTGCTGCCCGGCTCACCAGAGCCGCTCAACCCACACTGCAGTGCTGAGGGAAGGGCCAgagggggtgcagggagggaagcgtaggaggaagggagggcgCCTCGCAACCCCTGAGCCTCCTCACACACACTcccccccagggccagcagggtaCCTGCGTCGGGCCAGTGTGGCACAGCTCACCCAGGAGCTGGGCACCGCCTTcttccagcagcagcagctgccggCGGCCATGGCAGACACCTTCCTGGAACACCTGTGCCTGCTGGACATCGACTCGGAGCCCGTGGCCGCCCGCAGTACCAGCATCATCGCCACCATCGGTAAGCACGACCCTCACCCCAGAGCCACTCCAGGCACTGCCTCATCCCTTTCCTGCTGGGAGACTTCTTCATGGTTGCCTGGCCATTCATTCTACAGACGTGGGTGGAGCATGGGGTACACAAGGCTTGGGACCCTGAGGGTAGAtcagtgaaacacacacacacacacacacatgcatgggtgtgcacacacatgcatgcacacacataactGCTCACTTGAGGAACTGACAGTGTAGGTGGGTGGAACAATTAGTGATAAACAATAAATAATGAAGCAGTAAGTAAAACATTTAATATGTAGAAAGTGATgttatgagaaaaagaaaaaaatagagcatGGTAAGGGGCTTTGGAGGtgttgggggaaggaggaggtagGTTGCAgcccccccctttctttttttaaagatttatttgtttatttgagaagcagagttacagagagagggagggagagagagagagagcaagtcttccatctgctgattcactctgaagccagaagccaggcacttcttcctagcctcccatgtaggtgcagaggcccaagcactaggtccgttctccactgctttcgcagaccatcagcagggagctggatggtgactcaaaccagcgcccatgtgggatgccagctctgcaggtggaggcttcacctacatcacctactacatcacagtgctggccccaggttgtGGCCTCTAAATAGGCGGTCAAGGTTGCCCTTATTGGGAAAATGAGACCTGAGCAAAGACTTGAAGGAGATGAGAGAACAAACCATGCAGGTATCTGGGGGGAGAGAGTTCCACACAGAGGGAAGTGTCAAGGAGGCCAGAGGAGCTGGACATCATTATGGGGAAGAGTGGCACCCATGAAGACACTGTGGGGGAAGGGGCGAGCACGCgcagccttttaaaaatgtatgtgctTCATCTCATTTTATCTGAAGGCtggggggtggagggaagagagaaagagagatctgttCTACagtggctcactctgcaaattcCCAAGCAGccaggatgagccaggctgaagtcaggagccaggaactccaccaaggtctcccacgtggacaggagggacccaagcacttgtctgctgtctcccagggtgtgcatgtaggtgcagaggcccaagcactgggccttctagccagcaggaagctggctagaagtggaatagctggaactgAAACCAGGCATATCAACGtgttaaccactgcatcaaaggCCATCCCCCTCCAAACGGCTCTGCAGGCCACTTTTAGAATTCGCGTTGGGTTTTCCTCCGAGTGAAATGGAGTCCTGCTGCAGAGTTTTGTACAGGGCGAGCATAAGCTCTGACTTACATTCTAAAAGAACCGCCCTGGCTGCTGGATTGAAAATAGatggggggcggggcgagggcaaGGACAGAAGCTGCTGCTGCACTATTTCTGGCTCAGCCCAGGTGGTGGCAGCGGAGGTGGTGAGAAGTGGTCAGATTCCGAGTGCAGTTTGAAGGGAGAGCTGCTAGGGTGTCCTGGTGGACTGGACGTGGATGGGGTATGGGTGAGGAAGAAGGGAGCCAAGGCTGGCGCCAAGGTTTTCAGTGTGAGGACGGGGAAGGCCGGGGGAAAGCTTCGGGAGGAGATGCAGAGCACGGTGGGACATGCTGAGTTTGTGATGCATTTTGGAGATGCAAGCGTGATACAGAGTGGGCGGTCAGGTGCATAGCTCTGGGCTCAGGAGAAAGGTCTGGGTTGGAGCCAGAGCTTTGGGAACTGCCTGCATAAAGATGTTATTTCAAGACGTGAGACCAGAGAAGTTCACCAGAGCAGTGGAGGTAGAATGCGGTCattcggggagtggaccagaggctgaaaggtctctgtgtctccccctcgccccacctggctctgcctttcaaataaataaaactgggaCTAGAGCTGCAAGGGAACGTGAAATTAAGAGACTTTCTGGTGAAAACGAACAGCAGGTTTCCATGTGGTTGGGACCGATCCGGTAACGGGCGGGCAGCAAAGGTCGGAGGGCCCGAGTGGCTGGCGGAGCCGGCGGGGTGTCCAGGCAGAGCAGGCCGCCCAGCGGCGGCGAGAGGACTGGCCTCAGCATTAGCCAACTCCCACAGCTGCACGGCTGCCCCACCAGCAGCGCAGGAAGAGGCCCGAACTCAGCTTGCGGCTCTCCGCACTGAAGCTCAGTGCCCGGCACACAGCCCTCTGCCACACCCCCTCGGGCCCTGGGTTACTCCCAGGCTGCGGTACTTTTACCCCCAACAGTTGCTGGGGACACCCCCTCCGAGAGGCCCAcaatgctgcctccccaggggctgcagaAGGAAAGGCAATTGCGCCCTGTGAGCAGGGGTAGCGGCCGGGAATGAAGGACAGGTAACCGGACTCCTGGGACGTGGGGAGGCCTGGGGGTAGACGGGTTTGGCGGGAAACTTGTGTGAGTGCCAGCTCCGGTTCCAGGGCCTGCGTCTCGCTCAGTGGAGCGCCTCAAGGACATGATCAAAGCCGGGATGAACATTGCGCGACTCAACTTCTCCCACGGCTCCCATGAGGTGCGCGGCGAAGCCAGGAcgggggaggaggaggttgggggcggggccggcaatAGGAGGCCACCTCCCCCTGAAAGTTGTGGTCGGCTCCCGCCCCCAGTACCATGCGGAGTCCATCGCTAACATCCGGGAGGCGGTGGAGAGCTTTGCAACTTCTCCTTTCGGCTACCGGCCCGTGGCCATCGCTCTGGACACCAAGGGACCAGAGATCCGAACCGGCATCTTGCAGGGGGTGAGAAGCAGGGCTGCGGCCCGCAGGGCCCTGGCGTGGAACCGgcggcagggcggggccggggatCGGGGGCGGAGCAcggggcggggccgcgctggCACGCGAGGCTCCTGCTCAGGTCTCGGCCCGCTGCGCCCCCAGGGCCCGGAGTCGGAGGTGGAGCTGGTGAAGGGCTCCCAGGTGCTGGTGACCGTGGACCCGGCGTTCCGGACGCGGGGGGACGCGAGCACCGTGTGGGTGGACTACGTCAACATCACCCGGGTCGTGCCGGTGGGGGGCCGCATCTACATTGACGACGGGCTCATCTCGCTGGTGGTGCAGAAAATCGGTGCGCGCGTGCCTCCTGCCCCGACCACGCCCCAGCGCTGGGCGCCTTCGCCCGCCATGGGCCGAGCACACCTTCCCCTGGCCACCCGTCCTTCCGCCCGCCCAAAGGTCCCCAGCAGCGCCTCCTGCGCTCACCCTGGGTCGGGGCTGGCCTTGCGCCTTAGTCATTTCTTTCGCACGTGGCCACCGATGGCCCATTCACTGCGGCAGGGGCCCCGAACAAGGGCGGGAAGCCCAATCgaacctggttcctgacttcatgGGCGTCCGAACCCGATGATCCCTCTTCGGGGGCCTGCGACCCCGCCTCAAAGCCTGACGGAAGTTGATTCCCTCCGTGCCCGCAGCCCCCGAGGGGCTGGTGACCCAGGTGGAGAACGGCGGCGTCCTGGGCAGCCGGAAGGGTGTGAACTTGCCAGGCGCTGAGGTGGACCTGCCCGGGCTGTCCGAACAAGACGTCGAGGACCTGCGGTTCGGGGTGGAGCACGACGTGGACATCATTTTTGCCTCTTTTGTGCGGAAAGCCAGCGACGTGGCTGCCGTTCGTGCTGCTCTGGGGCCAAAAGGGCAAGGCATCAAGATTATCAGCAAAATCGAGAATCACGAAGGCGTGAAGAAGTGAGCTTTGATCCTTGGTCCCCTCAGGCCCTCTGCCGTCCCCCCCCGGCCCCCCCGCCCGgcacccctctctctcctccttggcATCTCGTggctctgacccagccctgactcccTCTAGGCTTGATGAAATCCTGGAGGTGAGCGACGGCATCATGGTGGCGCGGGGGGACCTGGGCATCGAGATCCCAGCCGAGAAGGTTTTCCTGGCTCAGAAGATGATGATCGGGCGCTGCAACCTGGCAGGCAAGCCGGTTGTCTGTGCCACACAGGTCTGCGGGAGCCCCGGGTTGGGGGACAGCAGAGAGGGGATGCCCATGCCTGCAATCCAGAGCACACTCATCCACcccagagtgagggagagagccgGGACCCCCGTTTGCAGATGAAGGAACAAATCGGTCACTGTGTGACTGACCCTAGTTTCCAGGGCACTTAGAGGGGTTGCTTGGCCAGGGTTCCCAATCGCTGTGACGTCCGTGGTGTCCCCCAGATGCTGGAGAGCATGATCACCAAGCCCCGGCCAACGCGGGCAGAGACGAGCGATGTGGCCAACGCCGTGCTGGATGGGGCCGACTGCATCATGCTGTCTGGGGAGACCGCCAAGGGCAAGTTCCCCGTGGAGGCTGTAAAGATGCAGCACGCGGTAGGGGATTCGACTGAGAAGCAAACGGGCCAGGGAACCAAACTCCCTCCGGGCCCCGGTGACCCTGCCCGGCCTGACTTCCTGGTGCCTGCAGATTGCCCGGGAGGCAGAGGCCGCCGTGTACCACCGGCAGCTGTTTGAGGAGCTGCGCCGCGCCGCACCCCTGAGCCGCGATCCCACGGAGGTCACCGCCATTGGCGCTGTGGAGGCTTCCTTCAAGTGCTGTGCTGCCGCCATCATCGTGCTGACCACAACTGGCCGGTGAGGGGACCCTGGGACTGCGCAGGCGCAGACTTTGGGACAGGGGTGGGCTGGGCATTGTCCAGTCACCAGGGAGAAAGCATTCCATCCTGGGGAAAGGGAGAAAGCTGGAGGCCAGGAGAGGCTGGTCTTGCAAGGCACCACGAATCCTGTCAGTGAGCCCTGGAGGGCTGGACAGTGATGGTGGCGTCAACAGGTGCATTGCCTGTTTGGGCTCCTAAAACTCAGAGGAAACCTGTTTAGCCACAGAGCCTCACAAGGCCAAGGTGGCGTGGAACAGTCCGGGAGAGCTGAGTTCAAGTTTTTGCTCTGAGACCCTGCGGAAGTCACCTGGGCTCAGCAAGCCCGCTGTGTTCTTCTGTTCACGTGTGTTCCTCATGGGGTTGTGAGGATTAACAAGAAACATTACTTCTGTGTGTAAATTAACTACTGTTTAAATgtagattcc contains:
- the PKLR gene encoding pyruvate kinase PKLR isoform X2 gives rise to the protein MEGPAGYLRRASVAQLTQELGTAFFQQQQLPAAMADTFLEHLCLLDIDSEPVAARSTSIIATIGPASRSVERLKDMIKAGMNIARLNFSHGSHEYHAESIANIREAVESFATSPFGYRPVAIALDTKGPEIRTGILQGGPESEVELVKGSQVLVTVDPAFRTRGDASTVWVDYVNITRVVPVGGRIYIDDGLISLVVQKIAPEGLVTQVENGGVLGSRKGVNLPGAEVDLPGLSEQDVEDLRFGVEHDVDIIFASFVRKASDVAAVRAALGPKGQGIKIISKIENHEGVKKLDEILEVSDGIMVARGDLGIEIPAEKVFLAQKMMIGRCNLAGKPVVCATQMLESMITKPRPTRAETSDVANAVLDGADCIMLSGETAKGKFPVEAVKMQHAIAREAEAAVYHRQLFEELRRAAPLSRDPTEVTAIGAVEASFKCCAAAIIVLTTTGRSAQLLSRYRPRAAVIAVTRSAQAARQVHLCRGVFPLLYREPPEAVWADDVDRRVQFGIESGKPPSSSFLPGPALARSSTQSPTPTQRGLPPNSGPRFFPLGRISGSKRGGGHSKGRGKGERGQGHPPDVTLLSAAAPSGG
- the PKLR gene encoding pyruvate kinase PKLR isoform X3, with translation MSVQENTPPPQLWSWVSKSQKDLTKSFLTGAPGGPAGYLRRASVAQLTQELGTAFFQQQQLPAAMADTFLEHLCLLDIDSEPVAARSTSIIATIGPASRSVERLKDMIKAGMNIARLNFSHGSHEYHAESIANIREAVESFATSPFGYRPVAIALDTKGPEIRTGILQGGPESEVELVKGSQVLVTVDPAFRTRGDASTVWVDYVNITRVVPVGGRIYIDDGLISLVVQKIAPEGLVTQVENGGVLGSRKGVNLPGAEVDLPGLSEQDVEDLRFGVEHDVDIIFASFVRKASDVAAVRAALGPKGQGIKIISKIENHEGVKKLDEILEVSDGIMVARGDLGIEIPAEKVFLAQKMMIGRCNLAGKPVVCATQMLESMITKPRPTRAETSDVANAVLDGADCIMLSGETAKGKFPVEAVKMQHAIAREAEAAVYHRQLFEELRRAAPLSRDPTEVTAIGAVEASFKCCAAAIIVLTTTGRSAQLLSRYRPRAAVIAVTRSAQAARQVHLCRGVFPLLYREPPEAVWADDVDRRVQFGIESGKLRGFLRVGDLVIVVTGWRPGSGYTNIMRVLSVS
- the PKLR gene encoding pyruvate kinase PKLR isoform X1, whose translation is MSVQENTPPPQLWSWVSKSQKDLTKSFLTGAPGGPAGYLRRASVAQLTQELGTAFFQQQQLPAAMADTFLEHLCLLDIDSEPVAARSTSIIATIGPASRSVERLKDMIKAGMNIARLNFSHGSHEYHAESIANIREAVESFATSPFGYRPVAIALDTKGPEIRTGILQGGPESEVELVKGSQVLVTVDPAFRTRGDASTVWVDYVNITRVVPVGGRIYIDDGLISLVVQKIAPEGLVTQVENGGVLGSRKGVNLPGAEVDLPGLSEQDVEDLRFGVEHDVDIIFASFVRKASDVAAVRAALGPKGQGIKIISKIENHEGVKKLDEILEVSDGIMVARGDLGIEIPAEKVFLAQKMMIGRCNLAGKPVVCATQMLESMITKPRPTRAETSDVANAVLDGADCIMLSGETAKGKFPVEAVKMQHAIAREAEAAVYHRQLFEELRRAAPLSRDPTEVTAIGAVEASFKCCAAAIIVLTTTGRSAQLLSRYRPRAAVIAVTRSAQAARQVHLCRGVFPLLYREPPEAVWADDVDRRVQFGIESGKPPSSSFLPGPALARSSTQSPTPTQRGLPPNSGPRFFPLGRISGSKRGGGHSKGRGKGERGQGHPPDVTLLSAAAPSGG
- the PKLR gene encoding pyruvate kinase PKLR isoform X4, encoding MADTFLEHLCLLDIDSEPVAARSTSIIATIGPASRSVERLKDMIKAGMNIARLNFSHGSHEYHAESIANIREAVESFATSPFGYRPVAIALDTKGPEIRTGILQGGPESEVELVKGSQVLVTVDPAFRTRGDASTVWVDYVNITRVVPVGGRIYIDDGLISLVVQKIAPEGLVTQVENGGVLGSRKGVNLPGAEVDLPGLSEQDVEDLRFGVEHDVDIIFASFVRKASDVAAVRAALGPKGQGIKIISKIENHEGVKKLDEILEVSDGIMVARGDLGIEIPAEKVFLAQKMMIGRCNLAGKPVVCATQMLESMITKPRPTRAETSDVANAVLDGADCIMLSGETAKGKFPVEAVKMQHAIAREAEAAVYHRQLFEELRRAAPLSRDPTEVTAIGAVEASFKCCAAAIIVLTTTGRSAQLLSRYRPRAAVIAVTRSAQAARQVHLCRGVFPLLYREPPEAVWADDVDRRVQFGIESGKPPSSSFLPGPALARSSTQSPTPTQRGLPPNSGPRFFPLGRISGSKRGGGHSKGRGKGERGQGHPPDVTLLSAAAPSGG